In a single window of the Gadus macrocephalus chromosome 6, ASM3116895v1 genome:
- the cdk7 gene encoding cyclin-dependent kinase 7 encodes MALDVKTRAKRYEKLDFLGEGQFATVYKARDKTNDTIVAIKKIKVGHRTEAKDGINRTALREIKLLQELHHPNIIGLLDAFGHKSNISLVFDFMETDLEVIIKDTSLVLTPAHIKAYIQMTLQGLEYMHHHWVLHRDLKPNNLLLDGSGVLKLADFGLAKAFGSPNRAYTHQVVTRWYRAPELLFGAKMYGVGVDMWAMGCILAELLLRLPFLAGDSDLDQLTKIFEALGTPTEETWPGVKSLPDYVAFKLFPGTPLEHIFSAAGDDLLELLLGLFTFNPSTRTTATQALKMSYFSNRPGPTPGPQLPKPNCSAEALKERDNPNIGFKRKIDGLETSMMKKKLVF; translated from the exons ATGGCGCTCGATGTGAAAACAAGAGCCAAACGATACGAGAAATTAGACTTTCTCGGAGAGGGCCAG TTTGCCACAGTATACAAAGCCAGGGACAAGACCAATGACACGATAGTCGCCATTAAAAAG ATCAAGGTTGGCCATAGAACTGAAGCTAAAGATG GTATCAACAGGACAGCACTTAGAGAAATCAAGCTGCTGCAGGAGTTACATCATCCAAACATAATCGGG CTGCTGGATGCCTTCGGACACAAATCCAACATCAGTTTGGTGTTTGACTTCATGGAGACTGACCTGGAG GTGATCATAAAAGACACTAGTCTGGTGCTGACACCAGCTCACATCAAAGCATACATCCAGATGACGCTGCAAGGGTTGGAATACATGCATCACCACTGGGTCTTGCATAGG GATCTAAAGCCTAATAACCTCCTGTTGGATGGGAGTGGGGTGCTAAAGCTGGCTGATTTTGGGTTGGCTAAAGCATTTGGCAGCCCCAACAGAGCCTACACACATCAAGTGGTCAccag GTGGTACCGGGCCCCTGAGCTCTTGTTTGGGGCCAAGATGTACGGTGTGGGTGTGGATATGTGGGCCATGGGATGCATCTTGGCAGAGCTGCTTCTCCGG CTCCCTTTTCTAGCCGGGGATTCTGACCTCGACCAGCTGACCAAGATCTTCGAGGCCCTAGGGACCCCCACAGAGGAGACCTGGCCG ggGGTAAAAAGCCTGCCAGACTACGTGGCGTTCAAGCTGTTCCCGGGAACCCCTCTGGAGCACATCTTCAGTGCGGCCGGGGACgacctgctggagctgctgctggggctgttcACCTTCAACCCCTCCACACGGACCACCGCCACGCAG GCGCTGAAGATGAGCTACTTCAGTAACCGCCCCGGTCCTACTCCTGGACCACAGCTCCCCAAACCCAACTGCTCAGCCGAGGCACTCAAGGAGAGAGATAACCCCAACATAGGCTTCAAGAGGAAAATAGATGGTCTGGAGACGA GTATGATGAAGAAGAAACTGGTTTTCTGA